From the Oncorhynchus keta strain PuntledgeMale-10-30-2019 chromosome 13, Oket_V2, whole genome shotgun sequence genome, the window TGAATCCAGGCTGGCTCTGGTAGTGGCGGCCCTGTGGGGCGAGGAGTGAAACGGTCACTCTATAAGAGGTCACACAGTGCATgggttatgtgtgtgttgttgacatcACTGACAGTTACTATGTTTCAGTGGGTGTTTTTTTAAACTATAGAGTTAAGGATTTGATTCCAGCTTGGGCCGAATGCTGATGCCTGGAACTCACTTTATTGACACTATTGATGACAAgatatacaattgaagtcggaagtttacatacaccttagccaaatacagtttttcacaatttctgacatttaatcctagtaaaaattccctgtcttaggtcagttaggatcaccactttattttaagaatgtgaaatgtcagaataatagtagagggaattatttatttcagcttgtatttatttcatcacattcaagtgggtcagaagtttacatacactcaattagtatttggtagcattgcctttaaattgtttaacttgggtcaagcgtttcgggtatccttccacaagcttcccacaataagttgggtgaattttggcctattcctcctgacagagctggtttaactgagtcaggtttgtaaggcctccttgctcgcacacgctttttcagttctgcccacacattttctgtaggcttgaagtcagggctttgtggtggccactccaataccttgactttgttgtccttaagccattttggcacaactttggaagcatgcttggggtcattgtccatttggaagacacatttgtgaccaagctttaacttcctgacggatgtcttgagatgttgcttcaatatatccacatcattttccatctattttgtgtagtgcaccagtccctcctgcagcaaagcacccccacaacatgatgctgccacccccgtgcttcacggttgggacggtgttcttcggcttgcaagcctccccctttttcctccaaacataacgatggtcattatggccaaacagttctatttttgtttcatcagatcagaggacatttctccaaaaagtacaatctttgtccccatgtgctgttgcaaaccgtagtctggcattatTATGGCGgttgtggagcagtggcttcatccttgttgagcggcttttcaggttatgtcgatataggacccgttttactgtggatatggatacttttgtacttgtttcctccagcatcttcacaaggtcctttgctgttgttctgggattgatttacacttttcgcaccaaagtacattcatctctaggagacagaacacgtctccttcttgagcgatatgaaggctgcgtggtcccatggtgtctatacttgcgtactactgtttgtacagatgaaagtggtaccttcaggcgtttggaaattgctcccatggagGAACCagaattgtttttctgaggtcttggctgatttcttttgattttcccatgatgtcaagcaaggaggccggagtttgaaggtaggccttgaaatacatcctcaggtacacctccaattgacacaaattatgtcaattagcctatcagaagcttctaaagccatgacataattttctggaattttccaagctgtcaacagccaacttagtgtatgtcaacttctgacccactggaattgtgatacagtgaatgataagtgaagtaatatgtctgtaaacaattgttggaaaaatgacttttgtcatgcacaaagtagatgtcctaaccgacttaccaaaactatagtttgttaacaagacatttgtggagtggttgaaaaacgagttttaatgactccaacctaagtgtatataaacttctgacttcaactcgaATTGAAAAGTTTGCTTGATAAAAAGATGGCCATTACACTAGCGACATCTAGTGGTTAGATTagacattacacatacagaaggcCACCCAGTTGGGACTCACCTGGATGACAGGTGTTGGAAACAACTGCTTACTGCGCTCCGACATGAGAGCCCCGGGCCTGTTGTGACTGACTGGACTGCCTGATAGAGGTGTTAGAGAGAACAAAAAAGTGATGAGGGAGTATGGTGTAGTGACCGGCGGGAACCTCAGAAGTCATTTGTGGATAGACTAATTGTGGGCCAGTGCCACATATATTGAATTCATGTGTTCAAAGTAAACAGCTTGTGATAAATGCGTCTGGAAAATGACCACGTTATTTTGATGTTCATTTAATGTAATTGCTTCGGAGATGACAGTCATGAACAGGTGTATAGCTTACCTTGGATGTTGAGGAGATGCTGTCCTGTGTGCATGGTTAGACTGGACTGGTAGCTGGCTGATGTCAGTGTTGTGATGTCACTGCAGGAGAGGTAAAAACAGATGAGATATCTGACAGGAGATTTCTAACAATCAGCAAATCCTTTATATATGGCCTTATTAAAATCTCTGTCCTACTCCAAACTGGGAGGGTTGCATTTCAATAATCTAATGTGGCTTATTGACCTTATTTCATCAAGGTTCACTAACATTAAGGAAGCttgactattgagatgcacctgAGGAGTCAGAggctcccttcctctcacctctgCTCCTTCCTGCGCCTCTTCTCCTCCTCGTGCAGGACCTTCTTCAGCTGGAGGAAGAGCTGATGCTTCTCCTCCTGCAGTCCCTGCAGCTTCTCCCCCATCTTCATCACCTGTGAGGAGGAAAATGGAATGTAAGAGAGGGTTAAGGTGAGATAGCCCATCCTCTGAAGTTAGTTATCTCCCATCTGTTTGTTATGACGTTCTCTGACCTGTTCTTTCGTCTCCTCCAGtgacatcctctcctctatctcttttGTTCTCTTtcgctcttcctcctccttcatctTCTGCTCCATCATCTtgtccacctcttcctcctctaagATTAGGAAGAAAAGAGACACCAATTACAACAACTTAATTGTGGAATTtgttctctcttcttcctctttcaTCTTCTGCTCCATCATCTtgtccacctcttcctcctctaagATTTGGAAGAAAAGAGACACCAATTACAATGACATAATTGTGGGAAAAATCTGGCTTTTTGGTTATGTTTGGGAAGAAATGCAGTAGTCAAGCCAAGCCAGCCTTGTGATATCTCACCCTGTCTTTTGCGATCTCTTTCTCTCATAATGTGCTTGTGGAGGGCTCTGGCCATGGCGTTGGACAGCTTCGGTCTGTCCTGCAGAGCAGGCATGGTGACAGGAAGTGGAGGGGCCAGCTGAATGCAGCAGAATCAATTGAGAAAATATGGGAAGTAAATATAGTTACAGGCAACAACAGCAAAAGGTGACAATTATTTGCTAGAAACTGacacttgtttttttattttttatatttactTTGTTTTTAATAGAAATAATAAATTGCATGCATTCACCCccacctagctaacgtttgcATTGCATCTGATCTGGCTATGCtagcagctagctaacgttacattgtTAATGCTATATCGATGAAGGGCCAGCAGGCGCGAAGTTGTAAACAGAGAACTTACTTTCGTTGCTTTGCGAGTATTCCAAGATGAAAACTTTTGTCTCCGCTTGGTGTGTGTTTTTTGGTGTGGATTATAAAGCGGAACATTTGTTATGCTATGAAAAACTGTAACTTTGTTTCTATATTATGAATTTCGTGTTCATAAATGAGTTTTTTCCCCCGAACTGATACACGTCCGGTGTGAAAGGACGCTTCCTGTTTTGACGTCAGTGAAACCCTGGGAGTTGGGGTTTCTATTCAGTACTTCCCAGGGGACCTtgagagtaaaagtaaagataccttaacagaaaatgactcaagtaaaagtgaaagtcagccagtaaaatactacttgagtaaaagtcaaagtaagtatcaaaagtaaaatacagtatacttacattgagtggctgctgccaacacactgactcaactccagccactttaataatggaaatggatggaaattgatgtaaaaatatatcactagccactttaaataaggctacttaatataatgtttacataccctacattactcatctcatatgtatatgtatatactgtactctatatcatatactgcatctttatgtaatacatgtatcactagccactttaaactattccactttgtttacataGCCTACATTACTCACCTCATATGTATCTGTACtcgatatcatctactgcatcttagagaatgtatgcacacatgacagtaagtcgctttggataaaagtgtctgctaaatggcttataaatataaataaataaaataaatataaaaatatcctgcctatgccgttctgtaccatcactcattcatatctttatgtacatcttctttatccctttacacttgtgtataaggtagtagttttggaattgttaggttagattacgtgttggttattactgcattgtcggaacaagaagcacaagcatttcgctacactcgcattaacatctgctaaccatgtgtatgtgacaaataacatttgatttgattacttaATTGAACCAGTTTCCTGTCTTGCTAAGCTGTCCTGTCTTGTGtttttggatcattgtcatgctgaaagacccagccacgtttcatcttcaatgcccttgctgatggaaggaggttttcactcaaatctcacaatacatggccccattcattcctTCCTTtatacggatcagtcgtcctggtccctttgcagaaaaacagccccaaagcatgatgtttccacccccatgcttcacaataggtatggtgttctttggatgcaactcagcattctttgtcctccaaacacgaccaGTTGAATTTttatcaaaaagttatattttgagacacgtgatgccgcggagctgagcagacgttgacaaaccgagctcttcaaagttattctatttttacctaaataacaacgttgaaacaatattctaacattggctgataaattgtcaagtacttaccttcccaaagagccatggacctccgaccgagaggcaagaaggacgaccaaaacgtagttgattcccaagataacgataacgctacagctagcaagattagcattagccctcataactcagacgacagttccagactgttgctctcagcagcctcttgcgagcctcaggatggtaacagaggtctttctctgaaaatcgataagaaatcggctgaactccattcttccattgacgacctgaaatcctccatgaatgatctccttttgagaacgactgaggcagagctgcgcattagcacagttgaagataccatcgctagacatgaccaggtcttgacacaactgcaaaaggacaatgcctacctcaaaaacaaagtagatcagatggagaaccagagtagacgtagtaatatccgtgtggtgggattgaaagaggacagcgagggccgtgacccggtccgtttcttcactcaatggatcccGGAGGTCCTAGGTATAACCAACTTTACCAAGCCGCTGGAAATCGAACgcgcccacagaacatcagcgccgaaaccggttggaggagattttaatttttgcttagatacagttcttgataggtcttctgataaaccctcacttcttaccaaagctggcaagctcaccatgtcattcatgaaagatctcaatttactagacatctggagacagttgcacccacaggatagggactactctttttattcacacccacacaagacacacacacgcatagataactttttactttcgacacaactgtttcatagagtgttagatgtcgagtatctccccagattgcttagtgaccattctcctctggtattatcaatctccattcctaccaaggtaaatggagcatatagatggagactaaattctacacttctaaagcaacctgaattttgtgcattcatcaaagagcagatcaatatttttactttgacaaacaaaccctctgctcctgacagcttcattctttgggacacattgaaggcctacctgaggggacagattatttcctatactaaagggctgaagaaaaacacggtgcggaactgagtgctcttgaatctgaaatctccgagctagagaaaacctaccaaagaggcccgactaaagatctatacaggcttttggtaaataaaaaacttaaatataatattctgaacacatatcaagctgagagggccatcactaaatcaaaacagcgttattatgagcttggagagaaagctcacaaagtattggcatggcaactgaaagcagaggaaagtaagaggacaattaatgccatagaaactctcactaaagagatatctttcgaccctactgaaattaaaaatacttttaagaaatactatgaagacctctacactccccaatcaagcgatgatctatcagagatagactcctttctctcctctctcaacctcccatgcctgtcaggggaagacagcgagcgcctgagtgaacacttctcagtccctgaattgttggaggccattaaatccttaccttctaatacatctcctggggaggatggcttccctccagagttctataaagaatttagggagctgttggtcccctaccttatggaggtacttaaaaaagccagagaagacaactgctttccagagtccttctctcaagcagtgattactgtaatccacaagaaagggaaaaacccgctaaagtgcgcctcctataggccaatctctctccttaacacagattgtaaactggtcaccaagatgctatctaagacactggagtcatgtcttcccctgttggtcaacccagatcagactggcttcataattaatagattgtcctccaataatctcagaaggttcttt encodes:
- the LOC118391921 gene encoding G protein pathway suppressor 2-like isoform X1, whose protein sequence is MPALQDRPKLSNAMARALHKHIMRERDRKRQEEEEVDKMMEQKMKEEEERKRTKEIEERMSLEETKEQVMKMGEKLQGLQEEKHQLFLQLKKVLHEEEKRRRKEQSDITTLTSASYQSSLTMHTGQHLLNIQGSPVSHNRPGALMSERSKQLFPTPVIQGRHYQSQPGFSAGLAEHGQFGGSQSVHESYSVAQTQHPSSYAPSPSVPVSFANSSQIRGVSAFQAMQYLPQQPGYAVHSHFTSQQGFIPGAGIPLQKQLEHANQQSGFTDGGAMRPMHPQSLHASVAGLLPTPPLAVQIPTPKAPFQSSPQTAPRHAFLPHAQSSQRFYHHSK